The Vicia villosa cultivar HV-30 ecotype Madison, WI linkage group LG1, Vvil1.0, whole genome shotgun sequence genome includes a region encoding these proteins:
- the LOC131645073 gene encoding uncharacterized protein LOC131645073, which produces MREKCNTSISVKETSDKASINYQRKFPEGISSCQLYLSEPSYRLVGKGKVHNTLGDLLHHRPLPDGHLKVSVDVVVDHDAMLPVPDMVSETTLLRDAIGSFVAWPSELITISDETAPIKPTVKGKGILQEEESVASLKEASARESQQVTQQVRTVPPTGPPKPAGKKGGAFVPRYRSTLATMVDMSDLKDGALREIVMDESVFGIEFKSLITLDDLEEIFKHDQLGVNNMHSYIRLLYDRVLRGTPLSNRFRFVSSAHCSGMAIDSEPESVRQRLVDRFMSTGNTECLHLWAYNTRPVGAHWLLLAINPIREVVYYLNSVNGEWTNYPAMKDIVDLSIQVFRSQRDAQVSRTKSSNITWIQVQCPQQKNSYDCGYFVLRFMKEILQANQLEIPLTYLDEFRAAGYPRLKLEEIKEDLCHFYIKRFFM; this is translated from the exons atgagagaaaagtgcaacacttcaatatcggtgaaagaaactagtgataaggctagtatcaactatcaaaggaaatttcccgag ggcatttcatcttgccaactatacttatcggaaccgagttatcgactagttggcaagggaaaagtgcacaacactttgggagatttacttcaccatagaccgctcccggatggacacctgaaagtatcggtggatgttgtagtagatcatgatgcgatgctaccggtacctgacatggtctcagagacgacattgctgcgagatgcaataggatcatttgttgcatggccctcggagctcattaccattagtgatgag actgctcctataaaacccacagttaagggtaaagggattttacaggaggaggagtccgttgcatcactaaaagag gcatccgctcgagagtcacaacaagtgacgcagcaagttcgtaccgtaccacccactggtcctccgaagccagcgggaaaaaaaggcggtgcttttgtgcctcggtaccggtcgacgctcgcaacaatggttgatatgtccgatttgaaggatggtgctttacgtgaaatcgttatggatgagagtgtcttcggtattgaattcaagtcacttattacacttgatgacttggaggagatttttaagcatgatcaactaggcgtcaataacatgcactcatacattcg gttgttgtatgacagagtgttgcgcgggactccgttgtctaacagattccgtttcgtgtcttccgcccactgcagcggaatggcaattgattcggaaccggaatcagttagacagcgcttagtagatagattcatgtccaccggcaatacagaatgtctgcatctttgggcgtataatacccgaccagtagg agcacactggttgctgcttgctatcaaccctataagggaagtcgtgtattatctgaattcggtaaatggtgaatggaccaattatccggccatgaaggacatcgttgattt atcaatacaagtgttccgaagtcaacgggacgcacaggtatcccgaactaaatctagcaacattacttggatccaagtgcag tgtccgcaacagaaaaacagttacgattgcggatactttgtattgaggtttatgaaagaaatccttcaggcaaatcaattagagattccgctcacg taccttgacgaattccgtgccgctggatacccgagacttaagttggaagaaataaaagaggatttgtgtcatttttatattaagcgctttttcatgtag